A genomic region of Borreliella mayonii contains the following coding sequences:
- a CDS encoding chromosome replication/partitioning protein — MSVKLKHMNIKIKDRINTGKNQKQIEINCYEDKMERFLFLKERLIINFQKEIHNKIETMKILKEIKDKEYYKLDGYQNFEMFTRNYKIAKSQAYEYLRIANAIEEGLVQEKYIIENGIQNSLFFLKDKEGEKVKKSNRNFIRPLRFQLKTENAYIYYKSKARFTSFLLEKLLKDKEELLNEIMKEYKECKKYN; from the coding sequence ATGAGTGTAAAATTAAAACATATGAATATAAAAATAAAAGATCGTATTAATACTGGCAAAAATCAAAAGCAAATTGAAATTAATTGTTATGAAGATAAAATGGAACGATTTCTATTTTTAAAAGAAAGGCTAATAATCAACTTCCAAAAAGAAATTCACAATAAAATAGAAACAATGAAGATCTTAAAAGAGATTAAAGATAAAGAATATTATAAATTAGATGGCTATCAAAACTTTGAAATGTTTACTAGGAATTACAAAATAGCAAAAAGCCAGGCTTATGAATATTTAAGAATAGCAAATGCAATAGAAGAAGGGTTAGTTCAAGAAAAATACATAATCGAAAACGGTATACAGAATTCTTTATTTTTTTTAAAGGATAAAGAAGGGGAGAAAGTTAAAAAATCCAATCGAAATTTTATCAGGCCATTAAGATTTCAGCTTAAAACAGAAAATGCATACATATATTACAAATCAAAAGCAAGATTTACTAGTTTTTTGCTAGAAAAATTACTTAAAGATAAAGAAGAATTGCTTAATGAAATTATGAAAGAATATAAGGAGTGTAAAAAATATAATTAA
- a CDS encoding ParA family protein: protein MDRENTKIVAICSIKGGVGKSTSAIIFSTLLSKKYKVLLIDADPQASTTSYFSDLLEEQGVDVSKQSIYEVLADKKNINSSTFRLNNNLYILPSYIYLYLFYDDNIPFKETRLKDSLKLLKHKYDYIIIDTSPSLGIILTNVLVVSNYIIIPMTAQKWSVESMQLLEFALKRLKLKIPIFPMVTNFKKNNTYKHLLELISRDDNFLGVIHEREDLNKRIAENDTFDLNKDYIKEYEITLEKFFQLSKKFLIS from the coding sequence ATGGATAGAGAAAACACTAAAATAGTTGCCATTTGCTCAATTAAAGGAGGTGTTGGCAAAAGCACAAGTGCTATTATTTTTTCAACACTCTTGTCTAAAAAATATAAAGTTCTTCTAATTGACGCCGATCCACAAGCATCAACCACTAGCTATTTTTCAGATCTCTTGGAAGAACAAGGGGTAGATGTTTCAAAACAAAGCATTTACGAAGTATTAGCAGATAAAAAAAACATAAATTCTTCCACCTTTAGATTAAACAATAATTTATACATATTGCCCAGTTATATATATTTATACCTTTTTTATGACGATAACATCCCGTTCAAAGAAACTAGATTAAAAGATAGTTTAAAATTGTTAAAACATAAATACGACTACATAATAATAGATACTAGTCCTAGTTTAGGAATTATTTTAACAAACGTATTAGTTGTAAGTAATTATATAATAATTCCAATGACTGCTCAAAAATGGTCGGTAGAAAGCATGCAATTATTAGAATTTGCTCTAAAAAGATTAAAATTGAAAATACCGATTTTCCCAATGGTAACTAATTTTAAGAAAAACAACACGTATAAGCACTTATTGGAATTAATAAGCAGAGATGATAATTTTTTAGGCGTTATTCATGAACGTGAAGACTTGAACAAAAGGATAGCAGAAAACGATACTTTCGATTTAAATAAAGATTATATAAAAGAATATGAAATTACACTTGAAAAATTTTTTCAGTTGTCAAAAAAATTTTTAATCTCATAA
- a CDS encoding DUF226 domain-containing protein → MKSVLEKLKNKKKEIIKKNRKPEIFIKKEILNERAIYHTKMLMDLYKFEINRYKKNKFLILFRKLFNQGKLEGLNLFSTKENDKFIGIFYGYRKPIKNIVIKYKINGTLKSYTFSKVYYIEFKFKKGSVFCYLRSLARLIKKEKINKKYFQTFIDMLNRLEKKVYEFYCKELPDGGIINKWIEKTLK, encoded by the coding sequence ATGAAAAGTGTATTAGAAAAACTTAAAAACAAAAAAAAAGAAATAATAAAAAAAAACAGAAAGCCAGAAATTTTCATCAAAAAAGAAATTCTCAATGAAAGAGCAATATATCACACTAAAATGCTAATGGATCTATACAAATTTGAAATAAACAGATATAAAAAAAACAAATTTTTAATTCTTTTTAGGAAATTATTTAATCAAGGAAAATTAGAAGGACTCAATTTATTCTCTACAAAAGAAAATGATAAATTTATAGGAATTTTTTATGGATACAGAAAACCTATAAAAAACATTGTTATAAAATACAAAATCAATGGCACTTTAAAATCATATACATTTTCCAAAGTATATTATATAGAATTTAAATTTAAAAAAGGCAGTGTGTTTTGTTATTTAAGAAGTCTTGCTAGGTTAATCAAAAAAGAAAAAATTAATAAAAAATATTTTCAAACATTTATTGACATGTTAAACAGATTGGAAAAAAAAGTGTATGAATTTTATTGCAAAGAATTGCCTGATGGAGGAATTATAAATAAATGGATAGAGAAAACACTAAAATAG
- a CDS encoding plasmid maintenance protein — MKVNKSLQIQSKYQHKLIALIATLEYINKNKKKYNQSDVLYCFNSNLRRNGQKEVSIKTLRNYFYKLKKLNITINYYRHLGINMGTEIYYALRHSKKDCYNLLNQHFRNKKTERFQRRVNAYIKINYDKKDNVKNGECLNNKYKKEERETERKKRINKLKLKKYAKKCNFDNEISSFIINLNLKKETTIKLFKFIIKEKYYLKKENKFNLQKTLQNKKRDLISILRKTQKILIKEGCDKKKIKTQIQNTYQKYKNKPHFILESNKYKDFDQIIKKIKDDTNKTESQKHKDNIKTNIYNILLDQLHKKTNTINLRSKIKEYLNKQNKLEYKKVFNNQYYNEIIKLIESQNIYKNSYIN; from the coding sequence GTGAAGGTTAATAAATCCCTACAAATACAAAGCAAATATCAACACAAACTAATTGCTTTAATTGCGACACTCGAGTATATTAATAAAAACAAAAAAAAATACAACCAATCAGACGTCCTTTATTGTTTTAACAGCAACTTAAGGCGCAACGGGCAAAAAGAAGTTTCAATCAAAACACTTCGAAACTACTTCTATAAACTAAAAAAGCTAAATATTACTATTAACTACTATAGACATCTAGGTATTAATATGGGCACTGAAATCTACTATGCTCTTAGGCATTCTAAAAAAGACTGCTATAATCTACTAAACCAACACTTTAGGAATAAAAAAACAGAAAGATTTCAAAGACGTGTTAATGCATACATTAAAATAAATTACGATAAAAAGGACAATGTAAAAAATGGGGAGTGTCTTAATAATAAATATAAAAAAGAAGAAAGAGAAACCGAAAGAAAAAAAAGGATTAATAAGCTTAAACTAAAAAAATATGCAAAAAAATGTAATTTCGATAATGAGATTTCCTCTTTTATTATTAATCTTAACTTAAAAAAAGAAACAACAATAAAGCTTTTTAAATTTATAATCAAAGAAAAATATTATCTCAAAAAAGAAAACAAATTTAATTTACAAAAAACACTGCAAAACAAAAAAAGAGATTTAATTTCAATATTAAGAAAAACCCAAAAAATTTTAATAAAAGAAGGTTGCGACAAAAAAAAAATAAAAACCCAAATACAAAACACATATCAAAAATATAAAAACAAACCCCATTTCATATTAGAAAGCAATAAATATAAGGATTTCGATCAAATTATAAAAAAGATAAAGGACGATACTAATAAAACCGAATCCCAAAAACATAAAGACAATATAAAAACCAATATATATAACATACTTTTAGATCAATTACATAAAAAAACCAACACAATAAATTTAAGGTCGAAAATTAAAGAATACTTAAATAAACAAAATAAACTTGAATACAAAAAAGTATTTAATAATCAATACTATAATGAAATTATTAAACTAATAGAATCACAAAATATTTATAAAAATAGCTATATAAATTAA
- a CDS encoding isochorismatase family protein, with the protein MLIDIQNDFLESGALPVSNSNEIISLINQLQNYFKNIIATKDWHCKNHVSFSNNKNGGIWPEHCVKNTWGSEFPNDLNTKRIKKVFFKGTDQYYDSYSGFYDDCIKKKQTGLQLYLKNNSINTLFITGLALDFCVKETILDAINLGFRVYLITDATRSITSTPELIIQELKKLNVLTCFSKDIFDSQSKLNI; encoded by the coding sequence ATTTTAATAGATATACAAAATGATTTTTTAGAATCAGGCGCTTTACCAGTATCTAACAGTAATGAAATAATTTCTTTGATTAACCAACTTCAAAATTATTTCAAAAACATTATTGCCACCAAGGATTGGCATTGTAAAAATCATGTAAGCTTTTCTAACAATAAAAATGGGGGTATTTGGCCTGAGCACTGCGTCAAAAATACTTGGGGATCAGAGTTTCCTAATGATCTAAATACAAAAAGAATAAAAAAAGTTTTTTTTAAAGGAACCGATCAATATTACGATAGTTATAGTGGATTTTATGATGATTGCATTAAAAAAAAACAAACGGGCCTTCAGCTTTATCTGAAAAACAATTCAATCAATACATTATTTATAACGGGACTAGCATTGGATTTTTGTGTAAAAGAAACAATACTTGATGCAATTAACTTGGGATTTCGAGTTTATCTAATAACAGATGCTACAAGAAGCATAACATCTACTCCTGAATTAATAATTCAGGAACTTAAAAAGCTTAATGTATTAACTTGCTTCTCCAAGGACATCTTCGACAGCCAAAGTAAGCTTAATATATAA
- a CDS encoding chromosome replication/partitioning protein has translation MKILKEIKDKEYYKLDGYQNFEMFTRNYKIAKSQTYEYLRIANAIEEGLAWEKDIIENSIQNSLFFLKDKEGVKIKKFNRNFIRPLRFQLKTENAYIYYKSKAIYYFFVRKIT, from the coding sequence ATGAAGATCTTAAAAGAGATTAAAGATAAAGAATATTATAAATTAGATGGCTATCAAAACTTTGAAATGTTTACTAGGAATTACAAAATAGCAAAAAGTCAGACTTATGAATATTTAAGAATAGCAAATGCAATAGAAGAAGGGCTAGCTTGGGAGAAAGATATAATCGAAAACAGCATACAAAATTCTTTATTTTTTTTAAAGGATAAAGAAGGAGTGAAAATCAAAAAATTCAATCGAAATTTTATTAGGCCATTAAGATTTCAGCTTAAAACAGAAAATGCATACATATATTACAAATCAAAAGCAATTTATTATTTTTTTGTTAGAAAAATTACTTGA